The Myxococcus fulvus genome has a window encoding:
- a CDS encoding zinc-regulated TonB-dependent outer membrane receptor encodes MSSVPRRPHGALFAVSLSVLLSTATAAAQELPPPSPDAGVPASDAPTAEPDAGPASDLPAGLTPEEMAQIEKAFGGDTQQGVPASTSAAPDATPGGGFPLSIPGASSGTNFLDMSFILDVAAAAFTSKEPLQGGAHDPTRNGFNLQQLELSIGSVVDPYFRFDANIVYSQFGVEIEEAYGTTLALPASLQVRAGQFLTRFGRLNATHPHAWDFVDQPFAMSRVFGGEGNRGLGVELSWLTPLPWFVEVTGSLTDATGEATARSFLASSGDRVLSPLDLQATGVVKQFFPLSDDLSFMWGLSGATGPNPTGYRNRTDIFGTDLYLRYRPITEASNTLVSLQVEALYRRRQVPGDVLTDFNSYAQLAWRFSQRWATAARYELGTAAKGEDGQVAVDPLDPEWTKSRDRVSVNLTFWPTEFSRLRFQAARDNARWRDEADYSAFLALELVTGAHGAHAF; translated from the coding sequence GTGTCATCCGTTCCACGTCGTCCGCACGGCGCGCTTTTCGCCGTGTCCCTCTCCGTCCTGTTGTCCACGGCCACGGCCGCGGCACAGGAGCTTCCCCCACCCTCTCCCGATGCGGGCGTCCCCGCGTCGGACGCGCCCACCGCCGAGCCCGACGCGGGCCCAGCCTCCGACCTGCCCGCCGGCCTGACGCCGGAGGAGATGGCGCAAATCGAGAAGGCCTTCGGCGGCGACACGCAGCAGGGCGTGCCCGCCAGCACCTCCGCCGCGCCGGACGCCACGCCCGGCGGGGGCTTTCCGCTGTCCATCCCTGGCGCGAGCAGCGGCACCAACTTCCTGGACATGAGCTTCATCCTGGATGTGGCCGCGGCGGCCTTCACGTCCAAGGAGCCGCTGCAGGGCGGCGCGCATGACCCCACGCGCAACGGCTTCAACCTGCAGCAGTTGGAGCTGTCCATCGGCTCGGTGGTGGACCCGTACTTCCGCTTCGACGCGAACATCGTCTACAGCCAGTTCGGCGTCGAAATCGAGGAGGCCTACGGCACCACGCTGGCGCTCCCCGCGAGCCTCCAGGTGCGCGCGGGCCAGTTCCTCACCCGCTTCGGCCGGCTCAACGCCACGCACCCGCACGCGTGGGACTTCGTGGACCAGCCCTTCGCGATGAGCCGCGTCTTCGGCGGCGAGGGCAACCGCGGCCTGGGCGTGGAGCTGTCGTGGCTCACGCCGCTGCCCTGGTTCGTCGAGGTGACGGGCAGCCTCACCGACGCCACCGGCGAGGCCACCGCGCGCAGCTTCCTGGCGTCCTCGGGCGACCGCGTGTTGTCGCCGTTGGACCTGCAGGCCACGGGCGTGGTGAAGCAGTTCTTCCCGCTGTCGGACGACCTGTCCTTCATGTGGGGTCTGTCCGGCGCCACGGGCCCCAACCCCACCGGCTACCGCAACCGTACGGACATCTTCGGCACCGACCTGTACCTGCGCTACCGCCCCATCACCGAGGCGAGCAACACGCTGGTGTCGCTGCAGGTGGAGGCGCTCTACCGACGCAGGCAGGTGCCCGGCGACGTGCTGACGGACTTCAACTCCTACGCCCAGCTCGCGTGGCGCTTCTCGCAGCGGTGGGCCACCGCCGCGCGCTACGAGCTGGGGACCGCGGCCAAGGGTGAGGACGGCCAGGTGGCCGTGGACCCGTTGGACCCGGAGTGGACGAAGAGCCGGGACCGCGTCTCGGTGAACCTCACCTTCTGGCCCACCGAGTTCTCCCGCCTCCGCTTCCAGGCCGCGCGTGACAACGCACGGTGGCGCGACGAGGCGGACTACTCGGCGTTCCTCGCCCTCGAACTCGTCACGGGTGCCCATGGCGCCCATGCGTTCTGA